Proteins encoded in a region of the Ruegeria sp. AD91A genome:
- the pstC gene encoding phosphate ABC transporter permease subunit PstC — MPILWLILIVSAIAAVGYILGRIRALQNAGGDSRNLHSLPTFYGANVALKTLVPAVGLMIVWLLAQPFFVNSQVSGMIPETVIKEGSSRSLVMAEVRRTAAGLDSAVAQGNLTETVASDAHADVTEITRKLKEAGQVVTSDITQPVLRAAQGYRAMSSTGYVIMSVAVLTVALIGAVMGWLQTNADYRARNVVEQGVKALLLAAASVAILTTVGIVLSLVFNTWEFFKLYPASDFFFGMTWAPSFSGRGGLSELGIIPLLWGTLYISVVALLVAVPIGLFAAIYLSEYASSRLRSFAKPLLEVLAGIPTIVYGLFALLTVGPLLLDVFGDNGLGWMKAGTAVMTAGLVMGIMLIPFVSSLSDDIINAVPQAMRDGSYGLGATQSETIRQVVLPAALPGIVGAILLAASRAIGETMIVVLGAGAAARLSLNPFEAMTTVTAKIVSQLTGDADFASPEALVAFALGMTLFILTLGLNVFALYIVRKYREQYE; from the coding sequence ATGCCGATACTTTGGCTTATTCTGATCGTGTCTGCGATCGCAGCTGTCGGCTATATACTTGGACGCATACGCGCGTTGCAGAACGCAGGTGGTGACAGTCGGAACCTGCATTCCCTGCCCACCTTTTATGGCGCGAACGTTGCGCTGAAGACGCTTGTCCCTGCTGTCGGTCTCATGATTGTCTGGCTGTTGGCACAGCCTTTCTTTGTTAACTCGCAGGTGTCAGGCATGATACCGGAAACAGTGATCAAGGAAGGCTCTTCGCGCAGTCTGGTCATGGCGGAAGTACGCCGCACAGCCGCCGGGCTGGACAGCGCGGTCGCACAAGGCAACCTGACCGAGACTGTCGCCAGCGATGCCCATGCAGATGTCACGGAGATTACCCGGAAACTGAAGGAAGCAGGCCAGGTGGTGACGTCGGACATCACCCAGCCGGTATTGCGCGCAGCTCAGGGCTATCGGGCCATGAGCTCGACCGGCTATGTAATCATGTCCGTCGCTGTTCTCACGGTTGCTTTGATCGGCGCCGTAATGGGCTGGTTGCAAACCAACGCTGACTATCGTGCGCGCAACGTTGTTGAACAGGGCGTTAAAGCCCTTCTTCTGGCCGCCGCGTCGGTAGCCATTCTGACAACAGTGGGCATTGTCCTGTCCCTGGTTTTCAACACCTGGGAATTCTTCAAGCTCTACCCCGCATCAGATTTCTTTTTCGGCATGACCTGGGCACCCAGCTTTTCGGGCCGCGGAGGGTTGTCCGAACTCGGCATAATACCGTTGCTTTGGGGGACGCTTTACATCTCTGTCGTGGCGCTGCTGGTTGCGGTGCCGATAGGATTGTTCGCCGCGATCTACCTCAGCGAATACGCCTCGTCCCGTTTGCGGTCTTTTGCCAAACCATTGCTTGAGGTTTTGGCCGGTATTCCGACCATTGTTTACGGTCTCTTCGCGCTGTTGACCGTCGGTCCACTTCTGCTGGACGTTTTCGGTGACAATGGCCTGGGGTGGATGAAAGCCGGCACCGCCGTGATGACAGCCGGTCTGGTGATGGGGATCATGTTGATCCCGTTTGTCTCTTCGCTGTCTGACGACATTATCAATGCGGTCCCGCAGGCGATGCGCGACGGCTCATACGGTCTTGGTGCCACGCAATCGGAAACCATCCGTCAGGTCGTTCTGCCCGCCGCGTTGCCGGGTATCGTCGGCGCGATCCTTCTGGCTGCATCGCGCGCCATCGGCGAGACCATGATCGTGGTTCTCGGGGCAGGGGCCGCGGCCCGCCTCAGCCTGAACCCGTTCGAAGCCATGACAACCGTGACAGCCAAGATCGTCAGTCAGTTGACCGGCGACGCTGACTTTGCCTCCCCCGAGGCGCTGGTCGCCTTCGCGCTTGGCATGACACTATTCATTCTTACTTTGGGGCTTAACGTTTTTGCCCTGTATATCGTGCGTAAGTACCGGGAGCAGTACGAATGA
- the pstA gene encoding phosphate ABC transporter permease PstA, protein MTDTSMQSPQSGRHTISLTATDAHTKKRARAEKRFRAYGIAAIATGLFFLVVLFASILSQGIPAFQRTVVSVDFTLTEPQRDEVEETLFKTKAYSNLFIAQLNSELAERGISVDFDEAAIERLLGKVGGTIRTFYSENPDKLGEPVSFDLAASSRVDGYFKGRVSRDTMQDSRFLQKSDLDLVDALEEAGIIKQAFNWPFITGADAGVDNPGGAGIGVSVVGSFFMMLVVLCLSLPIGVAASIYLEEFAPQNKFTDLIEVNISNLAAVPSIVFGILGLAVFIQFMHLPQSAPLVGGLVLTLMTLPTIIISTRASLKAVPPSIRDAALGVGASKMQAVFHHVLPLAAPGILTGTIIGLAQALGETAPLLLIGMVGFVARGYPDGFLAGFTEPNSAMPAQIYTWAARADAGFYEKAWGGIIILLMFLLTMNIIAIILRRRFERRW, encoded by the coding sequence ATGACCGACACCAGCATGCAAAGCCCGCAATCCGGTCGACATACGATCTCGCTCACGGCTACTGACGCGCACACGAAGAAACGGGCCAGAGCCGAAAAACGTTTTCGCGCATATGGCATCGCTGCAATTGCAACTGGCCTGTTCTTTCTGGTTGTCTTGTTTGCTTCAATCCTGTCGCAGGGGATCCCGGCCTTCCAACGCACGGTCGTCAGTGTGGATTTCACGCTGACTGAGCCGCAGAGGGACGAGGTCGAAGAGACCTTGTTCAAGACAAAGGCCTATTCCAACCTGTTCATCGCTCAGTTGAACAGTGAACTTGCTGAACGCGGAATCAGCGTTGATTTTGATGAGGCCGCGATCGAGCGTCTTTTGGGTAAAGTCGGCGGGACAATCCGGACCTTCTATTCCGAAAACCCAGATAAGCTCGGCGAGCCGGTCAGTTTCGATCTGGCGGCATCCAGCCGGGTGGACGGGTATTTCAAAGGTCGCGTGTCCCGTGACACCATGCAGGACAGCCGGTTTCTGCAAAAAAGCGACCTGGATCTGGTCGATGCGCTGGAAGAGGCAGGCATCATCAAGCAGGCATTCAACTGGCCATTCATTACTGGTGCCGACGCAGGCGTGGACAACCCCGGCGGTGCAGGCATTGGTGTCTCGGTTGTTGGATCGTTCTTCATGATGCTGGTGGTACTTTGTCTGTCACTGCCGATTGGCGTTGCTGCTTCGATCTACCTCGAAGAGTTTGCGCCGCAGAACAAGTTCACTGACCTGATCGAGGTGAATATCTCGAACCTGGCAGCGGTTCCGTCCATTGTCTTCGGTATTCTGGGCCTGGCCGTGTTCATCCAATTCATGCACCTGCCACAATCGGCACCGCTTGTCGGCGGTCTGGTTCTGACCCTGATGACACTGCCGACAATCATCATCTCGACCCGTGCGTCTTTGAAAGCGGTTCCTCCTTCGATCCGCGATGCGGCATTGGGGGTAGGGGCCTCAAAAATGCAGGCGGTGTTCCATCACGTGCTGCCATTGGCTGCCCCGGGCATTTTGACAGGTACAATTATCGGTCTTGCACAAGCCTTGGGAGAGACAGCGCCGCTCCTGCTGATCGGCATGGTTGGATTTGTTGCGCGAGGTTATCCTGACGGCTTCCTCGCGGGCTTTACCGAGCCGAACTCAGCTATGCCCGCCCAGATCTATACATGGGCCGCACGCGCTGACGCCGGCTTTTACGAGAAGGCGTGGGGTGGGATCATCATCCTTTTGATGTTCCTGCTGACCATGAATATCATCGCAATCATCTTGCGCCGCCGCTTTGAACGCCGCTGGTAA
- the pstB gene encoding phosphate ABC transporter ATP-binding protein PstB, which produces MNDMTRVERSVDSKDIKIDAKNVQVFYGETHAIKDVSVEIEDKTVTAFIGPSGCGKSTFLRCLNRMNDTIDICRVEGDILLDGEDIYDKRVDPVQLRAKVGMVFQKPNPFPKSIYDNVAYGPRIHGMARNKAELDEIVEKSLRRGAIWDEVKDRLDAPGTGLSGGQQQRLCIARAVATEPEVLLMDEPCSALDPIATAQVEELIDELRSRYSVVIVTHSMQQAARVSQKTAFFHLGNLVEFGETGQIFTNPVDPRTESYITGRIG; this is translated from the coding sequence ATGAACGACATGACACGAGTGGAGAGATCCGTGGACTCCAAAGACATCAAGATAGACGCCAAGAATGTTCAGGTCTTCTACGGTGAGACCCATGCCATTAAGGACGTGAGCGTTGAAATCGAAGACAAAACCGTCACGGCCTTCATCGGTCCTTCCGGCTGCGGCAAGTCCACCTTCCTGCGCTGCCTGAACCGGATGAACGACACCATAGATATCTGCCGGGTTGAGGGCGATATCCTGCTGGATGGCGAGGACATCTATGACAAGCGTGTCGACCCAGTACAGTTGCGCGCCAAGGTCGGAATGGTGTTCCAAAAGCCCAACCCGTTCCCCAAGTCGATCTATGACAACGTCGCTTATGGCCCGCGCATTCACGGCATGGCCAGAAATAAGGCGGAACTGGATGAAATCGTAGAAAAATCCTTGCGCCGTGGTGCAATTTGGGATGAGGTCAAGGATCGTCTGGATGCGCCTGGAACGGGCCTGTCCGGCGGCCAGCAGCAGCGTTTGTGCATTGCCCGTGCGGTTGCCACCGAACCCGAAGTTCTGTTGATGGACGAGCCGTGCTCGGCCCTTGACCCGATTGCAACCGCACAGGTCGAGGAACTGATCGACGAATTGCGCTCGCGGTATTCGGTGGTGATCGTCACCCACTCGATGCAGCAGGCTGCGCGTGTCAGTCAGAAAACGGCCTTCTTCCACTTGGGAAATCTGGTTGAATTCGGCGAAACCGGACAGATCTTTACCAATCCGGTCGATCCGCGCACGGAAAGCTACATTACCGGCCGTATTGGCTAA
- the phoU gene encoding phosphate signaling complex protein PhoU — translation MSEQHIASAFDRDLEAIQAHIMKMGGLVEAAIINAARSLETRDEELAQEVRKGDKAIDALEELINEETARLIALRAPTAGDLRLILSVLKVSGNLERIGDYAKNIAKRTTVLVNAGEITGSAAALRRMAREVERMLRDALDAYIQRDAELATDVINRDEEVDQMYNGLFREFLTFMAEDPRNISACMHLHFIAKNIERMGDHVTSIAEQVVYLVTGDRPTEARPKADNTSQTV, via the coding sequence ATGAGCGAACAACATATTGCATCTGCATTTGACCGCGATCTTGAAGCGATCCAGGCGCATATCATGAAGATGGGCGGGCTAGTCGAGGCCGCCATCATAAACGCGGCGCGCTCGCTTGAAACACGCGACGAAGAATTGGCGCAAGAAGTGCGCAAGGGCGACAAAGCCATCGACGCGCTTGAAGAGCTTATTAACGAAGAAACTGCCAGGTTGATTGCGTTGCGTGCGCCCACGGCCGGTGACTTGCGACTGATCTTGTCGGTTCTGAAGGTGTCCGGCAACCTTGAGCGCATTGGCGACTATGCCAAGAATATCGCCAAACGAACCACCGTTCTGGTCAATGCGGGCGAGATCACTGGAAGCGCCGCCGCTCTGCGCCGTATGGCCCGCGAGGTCGAACGGATGCTGCGTGATGCGCTTGATGCCTATATTCAGCGCGATGCAGAGCTGGCCACAGATGTCATCAACCGCGATGAAGAGGTCGACCAGATGTATAACGGCCTGTTTCGCGAATTTCTGACTTTCATGGCCGAGGATCCGCGCAATATCTCGGCCTGCATGCATCTGCATTTCATCGCCAAGAACATTGAACGTATGGGCGATCATGTAACCTCGATTGCCGAACAGGTTGTGTATCTGGTCACTGGCGACCGCCCGACCGAGGCTCGGCCCAAGGCCGACAACACGTCGCAAACCGTTTAG
- the phoB gene encoding phosphate regulon transcriptional regulator PhoB produces the protein MSADQPTVLVVEDEMAQREVLAYNLEAEGFRVSKAANGDEAMLLVDEDSPDIIVLDWMMPNLSGIEVCRRLKSRPDTRSIPIIMLSARSEEVDKVRGLETGADDYVVKPYSVVELMARVRTQLRRVRPTTVGLRLEFDDIVLDSETHKVSRDNKPLKLGPTEFRLLSTFMEKPGRVWSREQLLDRVWGRDIYVDTRTVDVHIGRLRKALTQYGGNDPVRTVRGAGYALG, from the coding sequence ATGTCCGCAGATCAACCTACCGTTCTGGTTGTAGAGGATGAAATGGCTCAGCGTGAAGTTCTGGCCTACAATCTTGAAGCTGAAGGATTTCGGGTCTCCAAGGCCGCCAACGGTGATGAGGCCATGCTGTTGGTTGACGAAGACAGTCCGGACATCATCGTTCTGGACTGGATGATGCCCAATCTGAGTGGCATAGAGGTCTGTCGTCGTCTGAAAAGCCGCCCGGATACACGTTCAATCCCGATTATCATGCTGTCGGCCCGGTCCGAGGAAGTGGACAAGGTTCGCGGTCTTGAAACCGGGGCGGATGATTACGTGGTCAAGCCGTATTCAGTGGTCGAGTTGATGGCACGCGTTCGCACGCAATTGCGCCGCGTCCGTCCCACGACTGTTGGTTTGCGCCTCGAGTTCGATGACATCGTTCTTGATTCCGAAACACACAAAGTCAGCCGGGACAACAAACCCCTGAAGCTCGGGCCGACCGAATTCCGGCTTCTCAGCACATTTATGGAAAAGCCGGGCAGGGTCTGGAGCCGCGAGCAATTGCTGGACCGGGTTTGGGGCCGCGACATCTATGTCGATACCCGAACCGTCGATGTACATATCGGGCGTTTGCGCAAAGCTCTGACGCAATATGGTGGGAATGACCCAGTGCGAACCGTTCGTGGCGCAGGATACGCGTTGGGGTAG
- a CDS encoding SDR family oxidoreductase, with amino-acid sequence MQIRNKTVVVTGAADGIGKGLAERFAQEGARVICSDIDKAGAHAVANKIDGVAFTCDVSSEDQIRTLIDFTENTVGPIDLFCANAGILTIGGLDVPDDQWEKIWKINVMSHVWTARHLVPRMIGRGGGYIMTTASAAGLLNQPGAAPYGVTKHAAVGFAEWLSLTYGAKGLRVSVLCPQAVRSKMTEGHEVSVASIDGMLEPEDVAEACVQAIRSERFLVLPHPQVLDYLRLKAADYDRWLGGMCKLNQIFTPDI; translated from the coding sequence ATGCAGATCAGAAATAAAACTGTCGTTGTTACCGGCGCCGCTGATGGTATTGGCAAGGGTTTGGCGGAACGCTTTGCACAAGAAGGTGCGCGTGTCATCTGCTCGGATATAGACAAAGCCGGAGCGCATGCGGTCGCAAACAAAATTGATGGCGTTGCATTCACTTGTGACGTTTCCAGCGAAGATCAGATCAGGACGTTGATCGATTTCACCGAAAACACTGTTGGCCCAATTGATCTGTTCTGCGCAAATGCCGGTATCCTGACTATTGGCGGTCTGGATGTTCCGGACGATCAATGGGAAAAGATTTGGAAAATCAACGTGATGTCGCACGTGTGGACCGCGCGACATCTGGTGCCTCGCATGATCGGTCGCGGCGGCGGTTATATTATGACAACGGCGTCTGCAGCGGGATTGCTGAACCAACCAGGTGCAGCGCCATACGGTGTCACGAAACATGCAGCGGTCGGATTTGCTGAGTGGCTGTCGCTGACCTATGGCGCCAAAGGTCTGCGGGTTTCGGTTCTTTGTCCTCAGGCGGTTCGGTCGAAGATGACTGAGGGACACGAGGTTTCAGTAGCATCGATCGACGGAATGCTGGAGCCCGAAGACGTCGCGGAAGCCTGCGTTCAAGCCATCCGATCCGAACGGTTTCTGGTTCTTCCACATCCGCAGGTTCTGGATTATTTGCGGCTCAAAGCGGCTGATTACGACCGCTGGCTGGGCGGAATGTGTAAATTGAATCAAATATTTACGCCGGATATTTAA
- a CDS encoding acyl-CoA thioesterase II, protein MTEAERILLDLLDIERLEVDLFRGTGSGGETPTRIFGGQVIAQALAAAYRTVDDRLCHSLHAYFIRPGDPDKPVIYQVDRARDGGSFTTRRVVAIQNGKQILNMSASFHVQDEGWEHQHPMPTVNPPQTYPSRSELRQAYVDRVPEGFRSELLRERPIEVREVDHLDPFNPEVSDDHNKTWFRMAAAASADAKTQHLLLAYASDMNLMSSGLRPHGLSWFSGEFNGASLDHALWFHAPVKFQNWHLYVMDSPWTGQGRSFNRGSIYSEDGTLVASVAQEGLMRKAQGKR, encoded by the coding sequence ATGACCGAAGCGGAACGCATCTTACTGGATCTTCTGGATATTGAACGGCTTGAGGTCGACCTTTTCCGCGGCACGGGATCGGGTGGAGAAACACCAACCCGGATTTTCGGCGGTCAGGTCATTGCGCAGGCCTTGGCCGCTGCATACAGAACCGTAGATGACCGGTTGTGCCATTCCCTGCACGCCTATTTCATCCGACCCGGAGACCCGGATAAGCCCGTTATTTATCAGGTGGATAGAGCACGTGACGGAGGTTCGTTCACTACCCGCCGCGTCGTCGCAATTCAGAATGGCAAACAGATCCTGAACATGTCGGCATCCTTTCACGTTCAGGATGAAGGTTGGGAGCATCAGCATCCGATGCCAACTGTGAATCCACCCCAGACATACCCATCCCGCTCCGAACTTCGACAAGCATACGTTGATCGCGTGCCTGAAGGATTTCGCAGTGAACTTCTGCGTGAACGCCCGATCGAAGTCCGGGAGGTGGATCATCTGGATCCGTTCAACCCCGAAGTGTCGGACGACCACAACAAAACTTGGTTTCGCATGGCGGCTGCCGCGTCTGCGGACGCGAAAACTCAACATCTTCTTTTGGCCTATGCGTCAGATATGAACCTCATGTCGTCGGGTTTGCGACCTCACGGGCTGAGCTGGTTTTCCGGAGAGTTCAACGGCGCCAGCCTGGATCACGCTCTGTGGTTTCATGCACCCGTGAAATTTCAGAACTGGCATCTGTATGTGATGGATTCCCCATGGACGGGGCAGGGACGCAGTTTCAATCGTGGGTCGATCTACTCGGAAGACGGAACCCTTGTCGCGTCGGTGGCTCAGGAAGGTCTTATGCGGAAGGCTCAGGGAAAACGTTAA
- a CDS encoding serine hydrolase: protein MFDQTRLSRLCTWMDSSVEQRKYAGSSFLLKHKGEEVFFHSSGLRSVEDNLPFQRDTLARIYSMTKPVTSVALMMLAERGLFHLDAPLSDFLPEFKQIQALVPGAEKLDQTEDAAPPTLHQLLTHTSGLSYPFNPGILPDAMDEKGLIFKPDQGPLRDLVCELAELPLAFQPGTRWEYSVGTDVIGRVVEVVSGQALDQFFRQEILAPLGMGETGFSVPAGAGDRFASLYTPLVGDAMALNSLDQGSDTLRLIDSHEGSPFENATTFSGGGGLVSTIDDYAKFVEMLRNRGAGNGHQLLGPKTVDFMMRNHLPGDIASMGPKSFAEQPMEGMGFGLAGSIVLNPGRVRVPGSVGDFSWGGMASTYFWNDLENDLTAVFFTQLSPSSSYPSRAELKALVHAAMIE, encoded by the coding sequence ATGTTCGATCAAACGCGGCTTAGCCGGCTTTGCACCTGGATGGACAGCTCTGTAGAGCAGCGTAAATATGCAGGCTCGTCCTTTTTGCTAAAGCACAAGGGAGAAGAGGTTTTTTTCCACTCGAGCGGTCTACGCAGTGTTGAGGACAATCTGCCGTTCCAACGCGACACGCTGGCGCGCATTTACTCGATGACCAAACCCGTCACTTCTGTTGCTTTGATGATGTTGGCGGAACGTGGACTGTTTCACCTCGACGCGCCTCTGTCCGATTTCCTTCCCGAGTTTAAACAGATACAGGCTTTGGTGCCCGGCGCAGAAAAGCTGGATCAAACCGAAGACGCAGCACCCCCAACTCTACATCAGTTACTCACCCACACCAGTGGTCTCAGCTATCCGTTCAATCCCGGGATTCTACCGGACGCGATGGATGAAAAGGGTCTAATCTTCAAACCAGATCAAGGGCCTCTGAGAGATCTCGTATGTGAACTGGCAGAGTTACCATTGGCATTCCAACCCGGAACACGGTGGGAATACTCTGTCGGAACCGACGTGATTGGACGCGTTGTCGAGGTCGTCTCGGGACAGGCTTTGGATCAATTCTTCCGGCAGGAAATTTTGGCTCCCCTCGGGATGGGCGAAACCGGGTTTTCAGTACCAGCCGGGGCAGGGGACAGGTTCGCATCCCTTTACACCCCGCTGGTCGGCGACGCGATGGCGTTGAACTCGCTCGACCAAGGAAGCGATACACTACGATTGATCGATTCTCACGAGGGCTCGCCATTCGAGAACGCGACGACCTTTTCAGGTGGCGGTGGGTTGGTGTCCACAATCGACGACTATGCCAAATTCGTCGAGATGCTACGTAATCGAGGGGCCGGAAATGGCCATCAATTGCTTGGTCCAAAAACAGTGGACTTCATGATGCGTAACCACTTGCCGGGTGATATCGCCTCGATGGGTCCAAAGAGCTTTGCGGAACAACCCATGGAAGGCATGGGATTTGGCCTTGCCGGATCGATTGTTCTGAATCCGGGTCGGGTGCGTGTGCCCGGATCAGTTGGTGATTTCAGTTGGGGTGGCATGGCCTCGACCTATTTCTGGAACGACCTGGAGAACGACCTGACGGCTGTGTTCTTTACTCAATTGTCGCCGTCCAGTTCCTATCCATCCCGTGCTGAACTCAAGGCATTGGTGCACGCCGCCATGATTGAATGA
- a CDS encoding 2-hydroxychromene-2-carboxylate isomerase produces the protein MTQNIDFVYDFCSPNAFLAHKILPELAARHSAKINYTPVLLPVVFKATHNQSPFQAFSENRQKTAYLTHDLHRFARRRGLSFHMSPHFPINTKFAMRGAHFARGKSWEIRYISAVFDAIWVHGQKADELAVLVDILQENELPVRKLREAMTSPEIKQNLKDQTKTFVRRGVFGVPSLFYGSEMFFGKNSLPNLEIELSKNKKRSKTNAL, from the coding sequence ATGACGCAAAACATAGATTTCGTTTACGATTTTTGCAGCCCAAATGCCTTTCTGGCCCACAAGATACTGCCAGAGCTGGCGGCGCGGCATAGTGCCAAGATCAATTATACCCCAGTCCTTCTGCCTGTTGTTTTCAAAGCCACGCACAACCAGAGCCCATTTCAGGCGTTTTCTGAGAACCGTCAGAAAACCGCTTATCTTACCCATGACCTGCATAGGTTCGCGCGACGTCGCGGGCTGAGCTTCCATATGAGCCCGCATTTTCCGATAAATACAAAATTCGCGATGCGTGGCGCCCATTTCGCCAGGGGAAAATCATGGGAAATCAGATATATAAGCGCCGTTTTTGATGCGATTTGGGTGCATGGACAAAAAGCTGACGAGTTGGCCGTTCTCGTCGATATTCTGCAAGAAAACGAACTGCCGGTTCGCAAGCTGCGCGAAGCCATGACGAGTCCTGAAATCAAACAGAACTTGAAGGATCAGACCAAAACGTTTGTTCGTCGGGGCGTTTTTGGTGTTCCCAGCCTGTTTTACGGATCCGAAATGTTCTTTGGCAAAAACAGCTTGCCGAACCTGGAAATTGAGCTGTCGAAAAACAAGAAGAGAAGTAAAACCAATGCGTTGTGA
- a CDS encoding SDR family NAD(P)-dependent oxidoreductase: MTPDTLFSLPGKTALVTGGATGIGRMAAEALVRAGARVLITSRNGDACIKAAAELNALEAPGSAEGFAGDIGSEASIANLVSDIQKRTETLDILMNNSGVTWGAPLGQFPHDAWEKVMSVNVAGVFELTQRLLPMLMESGTADDPARVVNVGSVMGEVPMGDGAYSYSASKAAVLHLTKILAKELSPYHVTVNALAPGPFVSRMTAFATADEGKREKVGKSVPLGRVGCDEDIAGCMLFLCGRGGSYVTGSVIPISGGINVVTSGNIFADAF; encoded by the coding sequence ATGACACCGGATACCCTTTTCTCGTTGCCCGGCAAAACCGCATTGGTAACTGGCGGCGCCACGGGTATCGGGCGAATGGCCGCTGAAGCATTGGTCAGGGCCGGTGCACGTGTTTTGATCACCTCCCGAAACGGGGACGCATGTATCAAGGCCGCCGCCGAGTTGAATGCGCTGGAAGCACCCGGAAGTGCCGAAGGATTTGCCGGAGACATCGGCAGCGAGGCCAGCATCGCCAATCTGGTTTCGGACATTCAGAAACGCACTGAAACTCTTGATATTCTGATGAATAACTCCGGTGTGACCTGGGGTGCTCCCTTGGGGCAGTTTCCGCATGACGCCTGGGAAAAGGTGATGTCGGTCAACGTGGCCGGAGTATTCGAACTAACCCAGAGGCTACTGCCGATGTTGATGGAGTCTGGCACAGCAGACGATCCGGCGAGAGTTGTAAACGTCGGCTCTGTGATGGGAGAGGTTCCCATGGGGGATGGCGCCTATAGCTATTCAGCCTCGAAGGCCGCTGTTCTGCATCTAACCAAAATCCTGGCCAAGGAATTGTCGCCTTACCACGTGACGGTCAATGCGCTGGCTCCGGGACCGTTCGTTTCGCGGATGACAGCCTTTGCGACAGCGGACGAGGGCAAGCGCGAAAAGGTCGGTAAGTCAGTGCCTCTTGGGCGTGTTGGCTGTGATGAAGATATAGCGGGGTGTATGCTGTTCTTATGCGGGCGCGGCGGCAGTTATGTCACCGGTTCGGTTATCCCGATTTCAGGTGGGATCAACGTTGTAACGTCAGGCAATATCTTCGCTGACGCCTTTTGA
- the aroQ gene encoding type II 3-dehydroquinate dehydratase encodes MYNVLVLNGPNLNLLGTRQPEVYGDTTLHMIEDRCVQHGASIGLDVTHLQSNHEGVLLDAIHAARGVQSGLILNAGAFTHTSIALMDAIASVELPVVEVHLSNIHAREAFRHRSYVASVALGQICGFGAQSYILALDALAAHLKAGNST; translated from the coding sequence ATGTATAACGTCTTGGTATTGAATGGCCCAAACCTCAATCTGCTTGGTACACGGCAGCCCGAGGTTTACGGCGACACAACATTGCACATGATCGAGGACCGCTGCGTTCAGCATGGGGCGTCGATAGGGCTGGATGTAACGCATCTGCAATCCAATCACGAAGGTGTGCTACTTGACGCTATTCATGCGGCCCGTGGTGTGCAAAGCGGCTTGATACTGAACGCAGGGGCGTTCACGCATACGTCGATTGCCCTCATGGATGCCATTGCATCTGTAGAGTTACCGGTTGTCGAAGTGCATCTCTCCAACATTCATGCCCGAGAAGCCTTCCGGCACAGGTCCTATGTAGCCTCTGTTGCATTGGGTCAGATCTGTGGTTTCGGTGCCCAAAGCTATATTCTGGCGCTGGACGCGCTCGCGGCTCATCTGAAAGCAGGCAACTCGACATGA
- a CDS encoding autoinducer binding domain-containing protein: MKLKEYLQFVSYAKTLEDLWDAHCRQMGEFGFSRLIYGHTQYRTETSLGDPEDFVILTNHKRAYVDGFIKDGLYFHAPMLKWALDNEGAASWKMLQDMNSGGTMTAKEREVFDFNKSMGVVSGYTVSFNSVSMRSKGAISLAAANGLSQEDVDAVWEEHGDDILLMNNVAHLKILTLPFHPPNRALTKRQREALQWVGDGKTTQDIALLMGLTSATVEKHLRLAREALSVETTAQAVLKASLHNQMFIMEV; this comes from the coding sequence ATGAAGCTCAAGGAATATCTTCAGTTTGTCAGCTACGCTAAGACCCTGGAAGACCTGTGGGATGCACATTGCCGCCAGATGGGTGAATTCGGGTTTTCCCGCCTGATCTATGGCCATACGCAATACAGGACGGAGACGTCTCTGGGCGATCCCGAAGATTTCGTAATTCTGACAAACCACAAACGGGCCTATGTCGACGGTTTCATCAAGGATGGGCTTTATTTTCATGCCCCGATGTTGAAGTGGGCGTTGGACAATGAAGGCGCTGCCAGCTGGAAAATGCTGCAAGACATGAACTCGGGCGGAACGATGACCGCGAAGGAGCGCGAAGTTTTCGATTTCAACAAGTCCATGGGTGTGGTTTCTGGCTATACCGTCAGCTTCAATTCAGTTTCCATGCGCTCGAAGGGAGCGATTTCTCTGGCTGCTGCCAATGGGCTAAGCCAGGAAGACGTGGATGCGGTCTGGGAAGAACACGGCGACGACATTCTTCTTATGAACAATGTCGCCCACCTGAAAATCCTGACATTGCCGTTCCATCCGCCAAATCGAGCACTGACCAAGCGACAACGCGAAGCGTTGCAGTGGGTCGGAGACGGGAAAACCACTCAGGATATCGCGCTGTTGATGGGACTGACATCTGCAACTGTAGAAAAGCATCTGCGACTCGCGCGAGAGGCTCTCTCGGTCGAAACGACGGCGCAGGCGGTTCTCAAGGCGTCTCTGCACAATCAGATGTTCATTATGGAAGTATAA